A single Salmo trutta chromosome 14, fSalTru1.1, whole genome shotgun sequence DNA region contains:
- the LOC115208644 gene encoding uncharacterized protein LOC115208644: protein MNLFTQETVILWLRVAVTLSNTEPTAELVKLSTVDSLIVPCHQSVTLQCRISTLQEGLSIYHLAWVLQDGKYLCDVNATGVMRTHPGNTPSAIECSYTPQTQLSLTLLQVQPLEQGKYLCKLRSSHGVKVTTTTVKLQGCYREAQPSVSDEGPTCTFTEVYPDGEVHWFQGPNNVTGDPKIKTKQVKDGKFLTITSSLNRKTVSGEGAYNCSLWIPSTGAYLTSSLVPEHGEARVEGPNANGAGAIGSVWKTFLVLLSTLFLV from the exons ATGAACCTGTTCACCCAGGAGACTGTGATACTTTGGCTCCGTGTTGCTGTCACGCTCAGCAACACAGAGCCAACGGCAG AGCTGGTGAAGCTAAGCACTGTTGACTCTCTGATTGTGCCATGTCACCAGAGTGTTACCCTCCAATGCAGAATCTCCACCTTACAGGAGGGGCTGTCAATCTATCATCTGGCCTGGGTCCTCCAGGACGGGAAGTACCTGTGTGATGTTAATGCGACTGGAGTGATGAGGACCCACCCAGGGAACACACCTAGTGCCATAGAGTGTAGTTATACCCCACAGACACAGCTGTCCCTGACTCTGCTGCAGGTACAGCCACTGGAGCAGGGAAAGTACTTGTGCAAGCTGCGCTCCAGCCATGGAGTAAAGGTGACCACTACAACGGTGAAGCTGCAAG GGTGCTACAGGGAGGCCCAGCCCAGCGTCAGTGATGAGGGCCCAACCTGCACCTTCACTGAGGTCTACCCTGACGGAGAGGTGCACTGGTTCCAGGGACCCAACAATGTGACTGGGGACCCTAAAATCAAAACTAAACAAGTGAAGGATGGAAAGTTTTTGACAATAACTAGTTCCCTGAATAGAAAGACTGTCTCTGGCGAAGGGGCCTACAACTGCTCCCTGTGGATCCCCAGTACCGGAGCCTATCTGACCAGCAGCTTGGTACCAGAGCATGGTGAAGCCAGGGTTGAGGGGCCCAATGCCAACGGGGCAGGGGCCATTGGTTCTGTGTGGAAAACCTTTCTAGTCCTCCTGAGTACTCTCTTCCTGGTGTGA